A region from the Deltaproteobacteria bacterium genome encodes:
- a CDS encoding 4'-phosphopantetheinyl transferase superfamily protein, whose protein sequence is MISVYTKIFETPQRFKPKQSLPIVLDFLSAFLKRTVVSSEISYSSKGKPSLMDSSLSFSVSHSGQFLAVACSQEVRVGLDIQIQMKVNDSVIQSTLTRNEMSQSQWLQHEVHFLDVWCIKEAALKWIGNGLNMPLTDLEISFKPQIVEAGEYGVLRYTKLDLFSGVTSYLVFNQAVKSSDIVVK, encoded by the coding sequence ATGATTTCGGTATACACAAAAATATTTGAAACCCCCCAAAGATTTAAACCAAAGCAATCGTTGCCCATAGTTCTAGATTTTTTGAGCGCTTTTTTAAAGCGAACGGTTGTTTCCAGTGAGATTTCCTACTCATCTAAAGGTAAACCTAGCCTGATGGATAGTTCGCTTAGCTTTAGCGTTTCTCATTCTGGCCAATTCCTGGCTGTGGCATGCTCGCAAGAGGTAAGAGTAGGTTTGGATATTCAAATTCAGATGAAAGTTAACGATAGCGTCATACAATCAACATTGACGAGAAATGAGATGTCTCAGTCACAATGGCTTCAACATGAAGTCCATTTTTTGGATGTTTGGTGCATCAAGGAAGCAGCACTTAAATGGATTGGAAATGGATTGAACATGCCTTTAACTGATCTTGAAATTTCATTTAAACCACAAATTGTTGAGGCTGGGGAATATGGTGTCTTACGGTACACAAAGTTGGATCTTTTTTCAGGAGTCACATCCTACCTTGTTTTCAATCAGGCAGTCAAATCAAGTGATATCGTTGTAAAATGA